From the Kogia breviceps isolate mKogBre1 chromosome 3, mKogBre1 haplotype 1, whole genome shotgun sequence genome, one window contains:
- the LOC136793849 gene encoding serine/threonine-protein kinase MARK2-like — translation MKALDHPNIVKLLGVTDTEEAMFIIMEYVSGGDMCNYLDTHGRMTEAQARGLFQQLVSALQHCHQRGVVHRDLKPANLLFDGNMNLKLADFGFSNMCDARGKLDTVCGTVPYAAPEVLLGQRYSGPAVDVWSLGVVLYVMVTGFRPFVGKDLRELREQIVTEHYRIPTYLSLEVRSLLRNMIARDPSDRGTLPDLMRHPWVTMGRKKPPQPPCEEDLEGTVTSMRDSAWDDRQDGGEGSVSSKKPTVVFSIRAAGPLSSGDFGGSELEPLPSPELSTRETGRLHQGENVPQREDQQAGQKTSEPACPPASLESRTATPSPARQCGPGASPSTSSRTGAPAGTSCPLRVCSPGRSPHAAQPESMSSSIPSGHSQKKQGVAGRIWTFFARHLCCSCKLPSMRRHNKVKPI, via the coding sequence ATGAAGGCTCTGGATCACCCCAATATTGTCAAACTGCTGGGGGTGACTGACACAGAGGAGGCGATGTTCATAATTATGGAGTACGTCAGTGGTGGGGACATGTGCAACTACTTAGACACACATGGCCGGATGACAGAGGCACAGGCCCGAGGCCTGTTCCAGCAGCTGGTCTCCGCTCTGCAACACTGCCACCAGAGGGGCGTCGTGCACCGGGACCTGAAGCCAGCGAACCTCCTCTTTGATGGCAACATGAACCTGAAACTTGCAGACTTTGGCTTCAGCAACATGTGTGACGCCAGAGGGAAACTGGACACGGTCTGCGGCACAGTCCCGTATGCTGCCCCGGAAGTCTTGCTGGGGCAGAGGTACAGCGGCCCCGCGGTGGACGTGTGGAGCCTGGGAGTAGTGCTCTACGTCATGGTAACCGGGTTCCGGCCCTTTGTGGGGAAAGACCTGCGGGAGCTGCGGGAGCAAATCGTAACGGAGCACTACCGCATCCCAACCTACCTTTCTTTAGAGGTACGGAGTCTCCTACGAAACATGATCGCCCGCGACCCCAGTGACAGAGGCACCTTACCTGACCTCATGAGGCACCCATGGGTGACTATGGGCCGGAAGAAGCCACCCCAGCCACCCTGTGAAGAGGACCTGGAGGGGACAGTGACGAGTATGCGGGACTCGGCGTGGGACGACAGGCAGGAcggaggagaaggcagtgtgagCTCCAAGAAACCAACGGTGGTGTTCTCCATCAGAGCTGCAGGGCCCTTGTCTTCCGGGGACTTCGGTGGCAGTGAACTCGAGCCTTTGCCAAGCCCTGAGTTGTCCACCCGGGAAACCGGGCGGCTCCACCAGGGAGAAAATGTGCCACAGCGGGAAGACCAGCAGGCAGGGCAGAAGACCAGTGAGCCTGCCTGTCCCCCAGCCAGCCTGGAGTCGAGGAccgccacccccagcccagcccgccagtgtggccctggggcgtccccctccaccagcagcaggactggagccccagCGGGAACCAGCTGCCCCCTGCGTGTGTGCAGCCCTGGAAGGTCCCCCCACGCTGCGCAGCCTGAGAGTATGTCCTCATCCATTCCCTCTGGCCACAGCCAGAAAAAGCAAGGGGTGGCTGGGAGAATCTGGACCTTCTTTGCAAGGCATCTTTGTTGCAGTTGCAAGCTGCCCAGCATGAGGCGTCACAATAAAGTGAAGCCCATCTGA